A single region of the Streptomyces sp. AM 4-1-1 genome encodes:
- the yvcK gene encoding uridine diphosphate-N-acetylglucosamine-binding protein YvcK yields MTSRNLRLRRLSSGGSGLTGRKRGGQPKVVALGGGMGLSASLAALRRITGDLTAVVTVADDGGSSGRLREELGVLPPGDLRKALAALCGDDEWGQTWARVIQHRFQSKGDLHEHAVGNVLIVALWEQLGDHVQALDLVGKLLGAHGRVLPMSAVPLELQALVRGHDPARPDDVDTVRGQATVALTPGEVQSVHLVPNDPPAVPEAVAAVLDADWVVLGPGSWFSSVIPHLLVPELLDALVETKARKVLSLNLAPQPGETDGFSPQRHLEVLGRHAPKLALDVVLADEAAVPDRESLVHAAKRLGAAVELAPVASPDGVPIHDPELLAAAYDRIFRMHGRIGPWR; encoded by the coding sequence GTGACCAGCCGCAATCTGCGCCTGCGGCGGCTGAGCAGCGGCGGCAGCGGACTGACCGGCCGCAAGCGCGGCGGACAGCCCAAGGTCGTCGCCCTCGGCGGCGGCATGGGCCTCTCCGCCTCGCTCGCCGCGCTGCGCCGGATCACCGGCGACCTCACGGCCGTGGTCACCGTCGCCGACGACGGCGGCTCCAGCGGCCGGCTCCGGGAGGAGCTGGGCGTACTGCCTCCCGGCGACCTCCGCAAGGCGCTCGCCGCGCTCTGCGGGGACGACGAATGGGGCCAGACCTGGGCCCGGGTCATCCAGCACCGGTTCCAGTCCAAGGGCGATCTGCACGAGCACGCGGTCGGCAATGTGCTGATCGTGGCCCTGTGGGAACAGCTGGGCGACCACGTCCAGGCCCTGGACCTGGTCGGCAAGCTCCTCGGCGCCCACGGCCGGGTGCTGCCCATGTCGGCGGTGCCGCTGGAGCTCCAGGCGCTCGTACGCGGCCACGACCCGGCCCGCCCGGACGACGTGGACACCGTGCGCGGCCAGGCCACGGTGGCGCTGACCCCCGGCGAGGTGCAGTCCGTGCACCTCGTCCCGAACGACCCGCCGGCCGTCCCCGAAGCGGTCGCCGCCGTGCTCGACGCGGACTGGGTGGTGCTCGGCCCAGGCTCCTGGTTCTCGTCGGTGATCCCGCATCTGCTCGTACCGGAACTGCTCGACGCGCTCGTCGAGACGAAGGCCCGGAAGGTCCTCTCGCTGAACCTCGCGCCACAACCCGGTGAAACAGATGGCTTCTCACCGCAGCGTCATTTGGAGGTTTTGGGACGACACGCCCCTAAACTCGCCCTGGACGTGGTGCTGGCCGACGAGGCCGCCGTGCCCGACCGTGAGTCCCTGGTTCACGCCGCGAAGCGGCTCGGTGCCGCGGTCGAGTTGGCGCCGGTGGCCTCACCCGACGGCGTTCCGATTCATGATCCGGAACTGTTGGCCGCCGCGTACGACCGTATTTTTCGGATGCATGGAAGGATCGGCCCATGGCGATGA
- the rapZ gene encoding RNase adapter RapZ: MSEHHSTDRTDGAGHVTKGSTNETGEAAPHAAIPELVIISGMSGAGRSTAAKCLEDLGWFVVDNLPPALIPTMVELGARSQGNVARIAVVVDVRGRRFFDNLRESLADLEAKGVTRRIVFLESSDDALVRRFESVRRPHPLQGDGRIVDGIAAERDLLRELRGDADLVIDTSSLNVHELRAKMDAQFAGDEEPELRATVMSFGYKYGLPVDADLVVDCRFLPNPHWVPELRPFTGLNEEVSDYVFDQPGAKEFLDRYTELLHLVANGYRREGKRYVTIAVGCTGGKHRSVAMSEKLAARLATDGIETVLVHRDMGRE; the protein is encoded by the coding sequence ATGAGCGAGCACCACAGCACCGACCGAACAGACGGAGCGGGACACGTGACCAAGGGCAGCACGAACGAGACCGGCGAAGCCGCCCCGCACGCGGCCATCCCCGAACTCGTGATCATTTCCGGGATGTCCGGCGCCGGGCGCAGCACCGCCGCCAAATGTCTTGAGGACCTGGGGTGGTTCGTCGTCGACAACCTGCCGCCCGCGCTGATCCCCACCATGGTGGAGCTCGGCGCCCGGTCCCAGGGCAACGTCGCCCGGATCGCCGTCGTCGTGGACGTCCGGGGCCGCAGGTTCTTCGACAACCTCCGGGAATCCCTGGCGGACCTGGAGGCCAAGGGCGTCACCCGGCGGATCGTCTTCCTCGAATCCTCCGACGACGCCCTGGTCCGCCGCTTCGAATCGGTCCGCCGGCCGCACCCGCTCCAGGGCGACGGCCGGATCGTGGACGGCATCGCGGCCGAGCGCGACCTGCTGCGCGAGCTGCGCGGCGACGCCGACCTGGTGATCGACACCTCCAGCCTCAACGTCCACGAGCTGCGCGCCAAGATGGACGCCCAGTTCGCCGGCGACGAGGAGCCGGAGCTGCGCGCCACGGTGATGTCGTTCGGCTACAAGTACGGCCTGCCGGTCGACGCCGACTTGGTGGTGGACTGCCGCTTCCTGCCCAACCCGCACTGGGTCCCCGAGCTGCGCCCGTTCACCGGGCTCAACGAGGAGGTGTCCGACTACGTCTTCGACCAGCCGGGCGCCAAGGAGTTCCTGGACCGGTACACCGAGCTGCTGCACCTCGTCGCCAACGGCTACCGCCGTGAGGGCAAGCGTTACGTGACCATCGCCGTCGGCTGCACGGGCGGCAAGCACCGCTCCGTCGCGATGTCGGAGAAGCTGGCGGCCCGGCTCGCCACCGACGGGATCGAGACCGTACTGGTCCACCGGGACATGGGGCGCGAGTGA
- the uvrC gene encoding excinuclease ABC subunit UvrC, with protein sequence MADPSSYRPRPGQIPDSPGVYRFRDEHRRVIYVGKAKSLRQRLANYFQDLAGLHPRTRTMVTTAASVEWTVVSTEVEALQLEYSWIKEYDPRFNVKYRDDKSYPYLAVTLNEEFPRVQVMRGAKRKGVRYFGPYGHAWAIRETVDLMLRVFPVRTCSAGVFKNAVRTGRPCLLGYIGKCSAPCVGRVTPEEHRELADDFCDFMAGRTGAYIRRLEKDMTRAAEDMEYERAARLRDDLAALRRALEKSAVVLADATDADLIALAEDELEAAVQIFHVRGGRVRGQRGWVTDKVEAVDTAGLVEHALQQLYGEERGDAVPKEVLVPALPERTEAVSQWLADRRGSHVSLRVPQRGDKKDLMTTVQRNAQQALALHKTKRASDLTTRSRALEEIARALGLDTVPLRIECFDISHFQGDDVVASMVVFEDGLARKSEYRRFQIKGFEGQDDVRSMHEVIGRRFRRYLHEKERTGEWDTTAPDTSVTPDTSVTPDTSVTSVTPDTSVVHDTSVTPGAADVPGTPGTPDTAGAAAVPPRGVPVPAAVAAPGPGLDLDADARDREDDGRPKRFAYPPQLVVVDGGQPQVAAAKRALDELGIDDVAVCGLAKRLEEVWLPDDDDPVVLPRSSEGLYLLQRVRDEAHRFAITYQRAKRAKRIRSSPLDDVPGLGDTRKQALIKHFGSVRRLRQATIDDICEVPGIGRRTAESVAVALASATPAAPAVNTATGEIIEDDDGGSTT encoded by the coding sequence ATGGCAGACCCCTCCAGCTACCGACCCAGGCCGGGACAGATCCCCGACTCCCCGGGGGTCTACAGGTTCCGCGACGAGCACCGCCGGGTGATCTACGTCGGGAAGGCGAAGAGCCTGCGCCAGCGCCTGGCCAACTACTTCCAGGACCTGGCGGGTCTCCACCCCCGCACGCGCACCATGGTCACCACGGCCGCCTCCGTCGAGTGGACCGTCGTCTCCACCGAGGTCGAGGCGTTGCAGCTGGAGTACTCCTGGATCAAGGAGTACGACCCCCGGTTCAACGTCAAGTACCGCGACGACAAGAGCTACCCGTACCTCGCCGTCACGCTCAACGAGGAGTTCCCCCGGGTCCAGGTCATGCGCGGCGCCAAGCGGAAGGGCGTGCGCTACTTCGGACCGTACGGGCACGCGTGGGCGATCCGCGAGACCGTCGACCTGATGCTCCGCGTCTTCCCCGTCCGTACCTGCTCGGCCGGAGTCTTCAAGAACGCCGTCCGGACCGGCCGTCCCTGCCTCCTCGGCTACATCGGCAAGTGCTCGGCCCCCTGCGTCGGCCGCGTCACCCCCGAGGAACACCGCGAACTCGCCGACGACTTCTGCGACTTCATGGCAGGCCGCACCGGGGCGTACATCCGCCGCCTGGAGAAGGACATGACGCGGGCGGCCGAGGACATGGAGTACGAGCGGGCGGCCCGGCTCCGCGACGACCTGGCGGCCCTGCGACGGGCCCTGGAGAAGAGCGCCGTCGTCCTCGCCGACGCCACCGACGCGGACCTGATCGCCCTCGCCGAGGACGAGCTGGAAGCGGCCGTCCAGATCTTCCACGTACGCGGCGGCCGGGTGCGCGGCCAGCGCGGCTGGGTCACCGACAAGGTCGAGGCGGTCGACACGGCGGGCCTCGTCGAACACGCCCTCCAGCAGCTGTACGGGGAGGAGCGCGGCGACGCCGTCCCGAAGGAGGTCCTCGTCCCGGCCCTCCCGGAGCGGACGGAGGCGGTCTCCCAGTGGCTCGCCGACCGCCGGGGCTCCCACGTCAGCCTGCGCGTCCCGCAGCGCGGCGACAAGAAGGACCTGATGACCACGGTCCAGCGCAACGCCCAGCAGGCACTCGCCCTGCACAAGACGAAGCGGGCGTCGGACCTGACCACCCGCTCCCGCGCCCTGGAGGAGATCGCCCGCGCGCTCGGGCTCGACACCGTCCCGCTGCGCATCGAGTGCTTCGACATCTCCCACTTCCAGGGCGACGACGTGGTCGCGTCCATGGTCGTCTTCGAGGACGGCCTCGCCCGCAAGAGCGAGTACCGCCGCTTCCAGATCAAGGGCTTCGAGGGACAGGACGACGTCCGCTCGATGCACGAGGTGATCGGTCGCCGCTTCCGGCGCTATCTCCACGAGAAGGAGAGGACGGGGGAGTGGGACACCACGGCCCCCGACACCTCCGTCACCCCCGACACCTCCGTCACCCCCGACACCTCCGTCACCTCCGTCACCCCCGACACCTCCGTCGTCCACGACACCTCCGTCACCCCCGGGGCCGCGGACGTCCCCGGCACTCCCGGAACCCCTGACACGGCCGGCGCCGCCGCCGTGCCCCCACGGGGTGTTCCCGTCCCGGCGGCCGTTGCCGCACCCGGGCCCGGCCTCGACCTCGATGCCGATGCCCGGGACCGTGAGGACGACGGACGCCCCAAACGCTTCGCGTACCCTCCGCAGCTCGTCGTCGTCGACGGGGGACAGCCGCAGGTCGCCGCCGCCAAACGGGCGCTCGACGAGCTGGGCATCGACGACGTCGCCGTCTGCGGCCTCGCCAAGCGGCTGGAGGAGGTCTGGCTGCCCGACGACGACGACCCCGTCGTCCTGCCCCGCTCCAGCGAGGGCCTGTACCTCCTCCAGCGCGTCCGCGACGAAGCCCACCGCTTCGCCATCACCTACCAGCGGGCCAAGCGCGCCAAGCGGATTCGCAGCAGTCCGCTGGACGACGTGCCCGGCCTCGGCGACACCCGTAAGCAGGCGCTGATCAAGCACTTCGGCTCGGTACGCAGACTCCGGCAGGCAACCATCGACGACATCTGCGAGGTCCCTGGAATAGGCCGCAGGACGGCGGAATCGGTCGCCGTGGCCCTCGCGTCGGCCACCCCGGCCGCGCCCGCCGTGAACACGGCCACAGGAGAAATCATCGAGGACGACGACGGGGGCAGCACGACATGA